The genomic DNA TCGCCAACTGTTCGCCCCCGCAGGGCGAGACGTGACGGGGACCGTAGCCCTGATTGGCGGCTGGCCGTTCTATGCGTCCATCGCGGTATTGCGCCAATGGGGAGTGCCAACGGTGGCGCTCGACTGCGGCGGTGTTCCTTATGAAGACATGACTGGCCCGGCGCGCTTGGTACAGGAGCGGCTGCGCGCGCAACGCCGCGAATACCTGCCCGAAGCACGGGTGGTCACGCCTATCAGCCATTTCGTGTCCCGCACCCAAAGCCTGCCAGACGCCGGCCCGGATGTGGAAATTGCCATGATTCACCTGGGCGCAGACCACCTGACAGGTGGTGTCAACCAGAGCCTCTGGCAGCAGGGGCACCAGGTTGCGCGTGTAGAAACCGCAGATGAAGCGGTTGAAGGCCCTGTGATCATCAACCTTGGTCGCTGGGAAACGGGCAATTACAAAAACAGCGAAGGGCTTTACCCCATCGCCCGGCAGATAATCGCTGTGCATCCCAAGGCGCGCTTCTGCGTCTTGGCCACTGCAGACGAACTCAAACTGCCGGCAGACCTGGTTGAGCATATTCTGCCGTTGGGCCACCCCAGCGATGCCGAGTTGTCCGCGTTGATGGCCAGCGCTCAGTTGGGGCTCAGCGTGTCGCACTGGGAAGGGTTCAACTTGCCCCTGGCCGAGATGCAACAGCTTCGCAAGCCAGTGCTGGTGCTGAACATCGGTGCGCACCCTGAAGTGGTCGCCGACCCCCGTCAACTGTGCGTCGACGAGCAGGAAATGGCCGAAAAGGCCCTGCAGGTGCTGGCCGGTGAAGCGTTGGCAGGGCCCGAATGGGAAAGCCATCTGGATACCTTCCAACAGACGTTCACCTGGCAACGTACCATCAAGGCCTACGAGTTCCTGCTCGGCACGTTGAGCCCGATCCGGGACCTGCCTGCCCCCCGGTTGGTGATCGACACCAGTGCCTGCCTGCGCGATACCGCCAATACCGGCGTAGCCAGGGTAGTGCGCAGCTTGACGCGCAAGCTGCAGGATTTTGGCGAACCTCTGTTCGTGACCTGGGACGAGACGCTGCGCGAGTATGTGCTGCCCACTGAAGGTGAATACAACAATCTGGCGTTGTATGGCGGGCCCAAGCCCTATCCAGAACACTACGAGCTGCCGCGTTCGCCTGCTCACCGCCGGCAGACCTTGGCCAGTCTTGGCGCTCGCACCTTGCGCGGTGGCTGGCTGCTGCAAAGTGAAATCGTCTTCGAACGCCAAGGGCCGGCGCGCCGCGCCGCTGCCCGCCAGGCGGGCCTGAACGTCGCGGCGATATTCTATGATGCCATCCCGGTCACCCACCCTGAGTGGGTTGCCGATACCATCATCCGGGACAACCACGCAGCCTACATGCGAGGCTTGGCCGAAACCGACCGCGTCCTGCCGATTTCCCCCGATGCGGGCACCCAGTTGCAGGCATTCTGGGCGCGTGAAGGCATCACGCCTCACGCGCAGGTGAAAACCTGCTGGATCCCGGGTGAGCTGACTGCTTCCCCGCGCGCCACCACCCCGGCCTCGGTGCCGCGTGCGGGCGAGCCGCTGCGTATCCTCTGTGTATCTACCCTGGAACCGCGCAAGAACCATAAAGTGCTACTTGAAGCCGTTGCCCGATTGGCCCGTGATTATCCGGACCTCGACTGGCAGCTGGACCTCATCGGCAATCGCTACGCCGGTGCTGACTACATCGTTGAGGCCGTGCGCGCGGCCAGTGCGGCCGACCCGCGCATTGCCTGGCATGGTGTGGTAGACGACGCCACCCTCAATGACTACTACGCCAAGGCCCACGTCAGCGTTTACGCCTCGTTGGTAGAAGGCTATGGCATGCCTATTGTCGAGTCGCTCTGGCATGCCCGTCCTTGCGTGTGCCATGCCGGCGGCGTGATGGCGGAGCTGGCAGCCGAAGGTGGCTGCCGCACAGTGGACATGACCAACCCCGATGCACTGGCTGCGCAAATCCACGCACTGGCGAGTGACCCACAAGGCTATCTGCAACTGGCTGCTGAAGCGGTTGCTCGTCCTATCCTGACGTGGCGCAGCTATGCCCGTGCCTTGTTGCGGCAGTTAGCCAGCCACACCACTCGCCATGCTGGCAAACCCTTGCCGCGGCAGTGGCAGCACCTGCTTATCGACCCCGAAGTGGCGCTGGTAGATGAGCCTGGCCAACTTGCGTTGGCTTGCCTGCTGGCGGAACGCCCGGCTCAGTGCGCACTTCTGTTGGGGGAGCACGCGCCTTGGTTGCGTGACCTGATAGGCCACGAAGCCACGCGTGCCTGGCAAATCGCGGAGGGTGAGCTGACTGGTGAGGTGAGCCGCCACGCCAACCTCAGCCGCATCGATGCGCCGGTAGGTGTTGCAGTGCCTGTCCTCCAGGCAGAGCTGCGTGATAACGAAATCGCCGTCGACCTCATCGTGCTGTCGGCAGCACAGGCAGCTGACCCAGCGTCAATCGATGCGTTGCGTTCACTGATCAATGGCCGTGTCGAAGGCCTGCTGCTGGTTGAACAGGGCGCCCCAGCCGCAACGCTAACAGCGCTGGGCCTGACCGAAGAGCCTGCTACTGAACTACCAGGTTACAATGTTCATACTTACCCGCCTGCGGCGCCAGGGTTTGTTCAATGAAGGTTCTTGTCATATCCAATTTCTTCCCGCCCCATGTGATCGGCGGTGCAGAAATCATCGCTCACCACCAGGCCCGCGCGCTGGCTGCGCGTGGTCATGAAGTGCGCGTGCTGGCAGGGGACAACAGCCGTGGGCTGCCTGGCTACCCAGTGGAGCAGGAGGTTTTCGACGGCATGCCGGTTACCCGGGTGTCGTTGACCTATCTGGACTTTGCCCCAACCGGCAACAACGTCGCGCACCCCGGCGTCGAACGTATCTTTCTGCGCCTGATCGCTCAATGGCGCCCCGATGTGATCCACGCGCACCACATGGCCGGGTTGTCCTTGGGCATCCTGCAGTTGGCGCGTGAGCATGGGATCCGCATTGCGCTGACCTTGCACGACCACTGGGGGTTCTGCATGAACAGCACGCGCATCACCACCCAGGACACCTTGTGCCAAGACAGCACCCAATGCCACAAATGTCATTCGCACATCTACAACGGTGACCTGCTGCTGCCGCAACGGATGCGCCAGGACTACCTGCGCTGGCAATTGGATGCTGTTGATCATTTCATTTCACCCAGCCGTTACCTGGCCGACACCTACATCGCCAACGGCCTGCCTGCCGCGCGTATGAATGTTATCGCCAACGGTATCGAACTCGAGCGGTTCAGCCACACCTCACCGCCACCGCCCGGGCCGCGCCTGAATGTGCTGTTCACCGGCTACATGGGTGGCCATAAAGGCGTACCTACCTTGCTCAAGGCGCTGGCATTGCTGCCGCCAGAGCGGGTGCATGTCGACATGGTCGGTGACGGCCATATGCTTGAAACCTACAAAGCCGAACTGCGCAACAATGCGCCGAAGGTTTCTGCCAAGTTCTGGGGCAGACTGCCCAATGCGCGTATCGCCGAGCGCTTCGCCCAGGCGCATGTGTTCGTGCTGCCATCGGTGTGCCCGGAAAACCAACCTGTGACCATTACCGAGGCGATGTCCTGTGGCCTGGCGGTGGTGGGTTCACGGATAGGCGGCATACCCGAGCTGGTGGATGAAGGCGTGACCGGTCAGTTGTTCGACCACGGCGACGCTCAAGCGCTGGCGCGCTGCTTGCTCCGTTACATCGAAGAGCCGGCGGTGTTGGAAGCCCATGGCAAGGCGGGTCGTGAGCGCATCCAGGCCTATGCCTTCGAGCTGCAGATCGACCGTATCGAAGCCTTGCTGGCCGGCCCTGGCGCCGAACGTAGCGAGGCCCCACAACTGATCGCATGCCATGGCGCTCCATCGGCTGAAACCTTCCAGAGCGTTCTCAAGGCGCTGTGCCCGGTTCCTGCCAACCGGCCGCAGCCTGCCAGCCAGCCCTGCTGCATTCCCTCGAACTGGATTGCGCCAGAGCAAGCAGATGTACTGTGGGTGGCGGGGCCAACAGCCCAAGACCCGGACGCCGCGATGAAGCTCATCGAAGCTTACCGCGCCTTGGGCAAACAGGTTGTGGTGGATGAGCGCCATCTGCTGGTTGCGCGCAAC from Pseudomonas putida includes the following:
- a CDS encoding glycosyltransferase family 4 protein → MHLIICNERLLFRFGVDRVLLLLAQGLKAAGWHITFVAQRANHDVLRRITDDIHTPPEHLGPYTELDQVTAQWMRDNRQLFAPAGRDVTGTVALIGGWPFYASIAVLRQWGVPTVALDCGGVPYEDMTGPARLVQERLRAQRREYLPEARVVTPISHFVSRTQSLPDAGPDVEIAMIHLGADHLTGGVNQSLWQQGHQVARVETADEAVEGPVIINLGRWETGNYKNSEGLYPIARQIIAVHPKARFCVLATADELKLPADLVEHILPLGHPSDAELSALMASAQLGLSVSHWEGFNLPLAEMQQLRKPVLVLNIGAHPEVVADPRQLCVDEQEMAEKALQVLAGEALAGPEWESHLDTFQQTFTWQRTIKAYEFLLGTLSPIRDLPAPRLVIDTSACLRDTANTGVARVVRSLTRKLQDFGEPLFVTWDETLREYVLPTEGEYNNLALYGGPKPYPEHYELPRSPAHRRQTLASLGARTLRGGWLLQSEIVFERQGPARRAAARQAGLNVAAIFYDAIPVTHPEWVADTIIRDNHAAYMRGLAETDRVLPISPDAGTQLQAFWAREGITPHAQVKTCWIPGELTASPRATTPASVPRAGEPLRILCVSTLEPRKNHKVLLEAVARLARDYPDLDWQLDLIGNRYAGADYIVEAVRAASAADPRIAWHGVVDDATLNDYYAKAHVSVYASLVEGYGMPIVESLWHARPCVCHAGGVMAELAAEGGCRTVDMTNPDALAAQIHALASDPQGYLQLAAEAVARPILTWRSYARALLRQLASHTTRHAGKPLPRQWQHLLIDPEVALVDEPGQLALACLLAERPAQCALLLGEHAPWLRDLIGHEATRAWQIAEGELTGEVSRHANLSRIDAPVGVAVPVLQAELRDNEIAVDLIVLSAAQAADPASIDALRSLINGRVEGLLLVEQGAPAATLTALGLTEEPATELPGYNVHTYPPAAPGFVQ
- a CDS encoding glycosyltransferase family 4 protein encodes the protein MKVLVISNFFPPHVIGGAEIIAHHQARALAARGHEVRVLAGDNSRGLPGYPVEQEVFDGMPVTRVSLTYLDFAPTGNNVAHPGVERIFLRLIAQWRPDVIHAHHMAGLSLGILQLAREHGIRIALTLHDHWGFCMNSTRITTQDTLCQDSTQCHKCHSHIYNGDLLLPQRMRQDYLRWQLDAVDHFISPSRYLADTYIANGLPAARMNVIANGIELERFSHTSPPPPGPRLNVLFTGYMGGHKGVPTLLKALALLPPERVHVDMVGDGHMLETYKAELRNNAPKVSAKFWGRLPNARIAERFAQAHVFVLPSVCPENQPVTITEAMSCGLAVVGSRIGGIPELVDEGVTGQLFDHGDAQALARCLLRYIEEPAVLEAHGKAGRERIQAYAFELQIDRIEALLAGPGAERSEAPQLIACHGAPSAETFQSVLKALCPVPANRPQPASQPCCIPSNWIAPEQADVLWVAGPTAQDPDAAMKLIEAYRALGKQVVVDERHLLVARNTESALLARGGAQVALSLEYLLEYARDPEAQTAPTQA